The Entelurus aequoreus isolate RoL-2023_Sb linkage group LG04, RoL_Eaeq_v1.1, whole genome shotgun sequence nucleotide sequence GGGGGTGTCAgaaatggccaaaaatattgtttGTTGTGACCTTTTAACCAAAGGTTGCGTCTTGTCACTTTTAAGCGCGCCACAGTGCTTTAGATCGCCACGCGCCTGCTGAGGAAGTCGTGTCACCACAGCAACCTGTTAGCCAAAGCAGGAGGAGGCAGGACATGTTTGCTAGTATAGTGTATGAAATATAACATCattaaatttgtatttaaaaaaaaaatacatctagcGTCATTGTTGTGTTTTCTAACAAAATGGTGTTTTATTAGGCACGCTAGTGGGCGTGGGCGACGTCATCGCCCAGCAGCTGATTGAGAGGCGCGGACTCGCCGGTCACAACGTACGTCGCACCGCCAAGATGATGGGCATTGGCTTCTTTTTCGTGGTAAGTGTGTTTACCATTTAACCAGGTGACTTCTTAGTAACATAGCACTCCTTCTTTGAAGGGTCCCGTCATTGGAAGCTGGTACAGAGTTCTGGACCGACTGGTGGCGGGAGGAAGCAAGAGTGCTGCGTTCAAGAAGATGACCGTGGATCAGGTGACTAGTAAAACTGTTGTTTGTTTGCGCAATGTTGCTGatttgtgtgtctgcatgtgtgtAGTTATGCTTCGCCCCATGTTTTTTGGGGGCATTCCTCGCTCTTTCTGGCGTTCTAAACGGACTGACAGTGGAGGAGAACGTCGCCAAGATGCGCAGGGTGAGAATTATTCATGGGTACCTCCACCAAGGAAAAGGTGAAGCACACAAAATACACACACTTAAAGCACTGACGATACCTGATTAAGTACCCACACTGACCTTTGAGAGGCAGCGCTGGGCCAATACGGCTGATGGAAATCAAAGTAAAAGCTTGGCTAATTGTTAGCTTTTGTGTCCACAATTGCAATTATAATTATAAGCAAATACTTCCTGTGATGCAGCAAGAGATGTGAGAGGGAGGGGCAGAGCGTGTGTGACTCATTTGCACGCGTGCGTGTGTTTAAACATTGCGTCCACTAACAGGCTGATCAATTATTGACGTTAGGAGGCGGTGATGTCACAGAGGACAGCAAATAAACGACACAGCAGACGCTGATCAAACACGTTGTTGGGATTGGAGACAACTTTGTGTTTGACTGAGAGCAGGCCCCGCCCTTTCCTGTAGACACTCTGCCCCGCCGCCAGTCTGTGGACACTCGCTCTCTACTAAAACTTAGAGAATGCCACTCAGGAGAGCGCGGAACTCTCTGAATGCCCCAACAGTTGTAAACATGGACCACGCTGTAGGGTGCGCAACAAGCTTTTTTCCACCACAGCGCCAACTGGTGTATCTGATTAGTTGCTGTAGTGAAAGtgctgtgtaaaaaaataaaaatgttagtcGTTAATTAGAAATATGTTTTACTCTGAAAGGATCGAGGGTTTAATGTTGGCAGAATATTGGATTTTTGTTTTTAGACGTCCACGTGTCACTGtgaccttttaacaacactcacgcgcgtgtgcgtttgtgtgtgtgcacaatgTATCTCTGTTGTTTTCACAGGACTATACAGATGCTCTCATCTCCAACTATTATGTGAGTTGTACTGCATTTTTAAGTGATATCCTTATAAGTTAAATGCcaacgtgtgtgtttgtgtgtcagctGTGGCCGCCTGTGCAGATCGCCAACTTCTACTTCATCCCGCTGCACCACAGGTCAGTCCTAAAAGACTCTTTAACCCCTGCCGCCCCTCCCAACTCCTCCTATACAACATGGCTAAACCACTTGCCATAACCTCCTGAAAACCAGTGTATgtatgtaccatattttctggactatagggcgcactggattataaggcgcgttaaaggggtcatattatgattttttttcaaaatgtaaaacatttccttgtggtctacataacatgcaatggtggttctttggtcaaaatgttgcatggatgatgttttacagaccatcttcaaggcgctttttgacagtcgcttcaggatgctccgttttgtgggcggtcttatttacgtggctcacctccgacagcgtcttctccccgtcatctttgttgtagcagtgtagcgtgcaacgATGGGAgtcgaagaagtgtcaaaagatggagctaactgttttaatgacattcagactttactcaaATCCATAAcgtagcagcatctcctcatctgtggctcactagtgcaacaacgccggaaatgtgtcccgtgaaaaatcgtccgaccggaactctctaataactaaagttccatgggtgaataatgtaacctcactacaccggtagtttttagcgtttcCATAGTGAGATATAAatgagaactttacgctactttatattagaaatggcaacatcagAGGGTGAATGCccaataacaagaagatagtggaaaaagaagaagcttatcgactactacATTGTCATGCACTACAGTGGCAGacctgcgcaaattttcaggacttacgcagatctcaaatacacatcagcaggtactagaaggtaagaaatgttggttttgcattatattgtgaaacaaaatgccagataatatgtccgcTACTGGGTGCCATTTTTTGGtcctgttgcgttgaccagcattcctccaatggggaacttaaattgctagtctctcccagattctcttatggcacataagctgatgtttatattcaatcaccaggcagaaattggtattttgtggtttattctccaagcttagaggacaaacgtgagaccaatctagcacaccagcgttccccagcccggtccagatcggtctcccctcaaacccccggaagtcccgtgatcttccctctgtccctcgcccccactccctttgtttagactactccgagttatctctactctgacacattccaatctagaaggccgacaccttactatgagactcaaaagaaggaagaatactagctattctttatatgactataggagtttagaaagaagtaacacttaaatatggatatgattctgatctgcttcccacagtccttatacacacaccatagtactaCTTGACAACGGTAGCATGtgggctgacaatccatcaagcggtgcgg carries:
- the LOC133648599 gene encoding protein Mpv17, producing the protein MASLWRSYQVLMGRHPWTVQIVTAGTLVGVGDVIAQQLIERRGLAGHNVRRTAKMMGIGFFFVGPVIGSWYRVLDRLVAGGSKSAAFKKMTVDQLCFAPCFLGAFLALSGVLNGLTVEENVAKMRRDYTDALISNYYLWPPVQIANFYFIPLHHRLAVVQVVAVAWNSYLTWKANKE